A genomic segment from Klebsiella africana encodes:
- the fabF gene encoding beta-ketoacyl-ACP synthase II, which yields MSKRRVVVTGLGMLSPVGNTVESTWKALLAGQSGISLIDHFDTSAYATKFAGLVKDFNCDDIISRKEQRKMDAFIQYGIVAGVQAMQDSGLEVTEENATRIGAAIGSGIGGLGLIEENHSSLVNGGPRKISPFFVPSTIVNMVAGHLTIMFGLRGPSISIATACTSGVHNIGQAARIIAYGDADAMVAGGAEKASTPLGVGGFGAARALSTRNDNPQAASRPWDKDRDGFVLGDGAGMVVLEEYEHAKKRGAKIYAEIVGFGMSSDAYHMTSPPEDGAGAALAMVNAIRDAGIEPGQIGYVNAHGTSTPAGDKAEAQAVKSVFGEAASRVLVSSTKSMTGHLLGAAGAVESIYSILALRDQAVPPTINLDNPDEGCDLDFVPHEARQVSGMEYTLCNSFGFGGTNGSLIFKKV from the coding sequence GTGTCTAAGCGTCGTGTAGTTGTGACCGGACTGGGCATGTTGTCTCCTGTCGGCAACACCGTAGAGTCTACCTGGAAAGCTCTCCTTGCCGGTCAGAGTGGCATCAGCCTGATCGACCATTTCGATACTAGCGCCTATGCAACGAAATTTGCTGGCTTAGTAAAGGATTTTAACTGTGATGACATTATCTCGCGCAAAGAGCAGCGCAAGATGGATGCCTTCATTCAATATGGAATTGTCGCTGGCGTTCAGGCCATGCAGGATTCTGGCCTTGAAGTGACGGAAGAGAATGCAACCCGTATTGGCGCCGCTATCGGCTCCGGTATTGGCGGTCTCGGCTTGATCGAAGAAAACCACAGTTCGCTGGTTAACGGTGGACCGCGTAAGATCAGCCCATTCTTCGTTCCTTCCACAATTGTTAACATGGTGGCCGGGCATCTGACCATCATGTTTGGTCTGCGCGGGCCAAGTATCTCTATCGCGACTGCATGTACTTCAGGTGTGCACAACATCGGCCAGGCCGCGCGCATCATCGCCTATGGCGATGCCGATGCGATGGTGGCAGGCGGTGCGGAGAAAGCCAGTACCCCGCTTGGCGTGGGTGGTTTTGGTGCAGCACGTGCGCTCTCTACGCGCAATGACAACCCGCAGGCGGCGAGCCGTCCGTGGGATAAAGATCGCGATGGCTTCGTGCTGGGCGATGGCGCGGGCATGGTAGTGCTGGAAGAGTACGAGCATGCGAAAAAACGCGGCGCCAAAATCTACGCCGAGATCGTCGGCTTTGGTATGAGCAGCGATGCTTACCATATGACGTCTCCGCCGGAAGATGGCGCTGGCGCTGCGCTGGCGATGGTCAATGCCATTCGCGATGCGGGCATCGAACCGGGCCAGATTGGCTACGTCAACGCCCACGGCACCTCGACGCCGGCTGGTGATAAAGCGGAAGCGCAGGCGGTTAAGTCTGTCTTCGGTGAGGCAGCGAGCCGCGTACTGGTGAGCTCCACCAAATCCATGACCGGGCATTTGCTGGGTGCGGCAGGGGCGGTAGAGTCGATTTACTCTATCCTGGCGCTGCGCGATCAGGCGGTTCCGCCGACGATCAACCTCGACAACCCGGATGAGGGCTGCGACCTCGACTTCGTTCCGCACGAAGCGCGTCAGGTTTCCGGTATGGAGTACACCCTGTGCAACTCCTTCGGTTTTGGCGGCACTAACGGTTCGTTAATCTTCAAAAAAGTATGA
- the acpP gene encoding acyl carrier protein, with amino-acid sequence MSTIEERVKKIIGEQLGVKQEEVTNNASFVEDLGADSLDTVELVMALEEEFDTEIPDEEAEKITTVQAAIDYINGHQA; translated from the coding sequence ATGAGCACTATCGAAGAACGCGTTAAGAAAATTATCGGCGAGCAGCTGGGCGTTAAGCAGGAAGAAGTTACCAACAATGCTTCCTTCGTTGAAGACCTGGGCGCTGATTCTCTTGACACCGTTGAGCTGGTAATGGCTCTGGAAGAAGAGTTTGATACTGAGATTCCGGACGAAGAAGCTGAGAAAATCACCACCGTTCAGGCTGCCATTGATTACATCAACGGCCACCAGGCGTAA
- the fabG gene encoding 3-oxoacyl-ACP reductase FabG translates to MSFEGKIALVTGASRGIGRAIAETLAARGAKVIGTATSESGAQAISDYLGANGKGLMLNVTDPASIESVLENVRAEFGEVDILVNNAGITRDNLLMRMKDDEWNDIIETNLSSVFRLSKAVMRAMMKKRHGRIITIGSVVGTMGNAGQANYAAAKAGLIGFSKSLAREVASRGITVNVVAPGFIETDMTRALTDEQRAGTLAAVPAGRLGTPNEIASAVAFLASDEASYITGETLHVNGGMYMV, encoded by the coding sequence ATGAGTTTTGAAGGAAAAATCGCGCTGGTTACCGGTGCAAGCCGCGGTATTGGCCGTGCAATCGCTGAAACGCTCGCCGCCCGTGGCGCGAAAGTTATCGGTACTGCGACCAGCGAAAGCGGCGCGCAGGCCATCAGCGACTATTTAGGCGCCAACGGTAAAGGTCTGATGTTGAATGTGACCGACCCGGCATCTATTGAATCTGTTCTGGAAAATGTTCGCGCAGAGTTTGGCGAAGTTGATATCCTGGTAAATAATGCCGGTATCACTCGTGACAACCTGTTAATGCGCATGAAAGATGACGAGTGGAACGATATTATCGAAACCAACCTGTCATCGGTTTTCCGTCTGTCAAAAGCGGTAATGCGCGCTATGATGAAAAAGCGTCATGGACGTATTATCACTATCGGTTCTGTGGTTGGTACCATGGGAAATGCGGGTCAGGCTAACTACGCTGCGGCGAAAGCAGGTCTGATCGGCTTCAGTAAATCACTGGCACGTGAAGTTGCGTCCCGCGGTATTACTGTAAACGTTGTTGCTCCGGGCTTTATTGAAACGGACATGACGCGTGCGCTGACCGATGAGCAGCGTGCGGGTACGCTGGCGGCAGTTCCTGCGGGGCGCCTTGGCACCCCAAATGAAATCGCCAGCGCGGTTGCATTTTTAGCCTCTGACGAAGCAAGTTACATCACTGGTGAAACGCTGCACGTTAACGGCGGAATGTACATGGTCTGA
- the fabD gene encoding ACP S-malonyltransferase: protein MTQFAFVFPGQGSQSVGMLADMAATWPVIEETFGEASAALGYDLWALVQQGPAEELNKTWQTQPALLTASVALYRVWQQQGGKAPALLAGHSLGEYSALVCAGVIGFADAVRLVELRGKFMQEAVPEGTGAMSAIIGLDDASIAKACEESAEGQVVSPVNYNSPGQVVIAGHKEAVERAGAACKAAGAKRALPLPVSVPSHCALMKPAAEKLAVELQKITFNAPTIPVVNNVDVKCETAPDAIRDALVRQLYSPVQWTKTVEFMAAEGVTHLYEVGPGKVLTGLTKRIVDTLTASALNEPAAMSAALEQ, encoded by the coding sequence ATGACGCAATTTGCTTTTGTGTTCCCGGGACAGGGCTCTCAGTCCGTAGGTATGCTGGCCGATATGGCGGCGACCTGGCCGGTGATTGAAGAGACCTTCGGTGAAGCTTCCGCAGCGTTGGGTTACGATCTGTGGGCGCTGGTTCAACAGGGGCCAGCAGAAGAGCTGAATAAAACCTGGCAGACCCAGCCGGCGCTGCTGACCGCCTCCGTGGCGCTGTATCGTGTCTGGCAGCAGCAGGGCGGCAAAGCGCCGGCGCTGCTGGCGGGGCACAGCCTCGGCGAATACTCCGCGCTGGTGTGTGCCGGCGTTATCGGTTTCGCTGATGCCGTTCGCCTGGTTGAGCTACGCGGGAAATTCATGCAGGAAGCCGTACCGGAAGGTACCGGCGCCATGTCCGCGATTATCGGTCTGGATGACGCTTCTATCGCCAAAGCCTGTGAAGAGTCTGCCGAAGGGCAGGTCGTCTCTCCGGTGAACTACAATTCCCCGGGCCAGGTGGTTATCGCTGGGCACAAAGAGGCCGTTGAACGTGCGGGCGCCGCTTGTAAAGCCGCCGGCGCCAAGCGCGCGCTGCCGCTGCCGGTGAGCGTGCCGTCCCACTGTGCGCTGATGAAGCCAGCCGCAGAAAAACTGGCGGTAGAGCTGCAGAAAATCACCTTCAACGCGCCGACGATTCCTGTCGTGAATAACGTCGACGTGAAATGCGAAACCGCGCCGGACGCCATTCGCGACGCGCTGGTCCGCCAGCTGTACAGTCCGGTGCAGTGGACTAAGACCGTTGAGTTTATGGCTGCCGAGGGCGTAACGCATCTGTATGAGGTTGGCCCGGGTAAAGTCCTCACCGGCCTGACCAAACGTATTGTTGACACCCTGACCGCTTCCGCGCTTAACGAGCCGGCGGCGATGTCTGCGGCGCTTGAGCAATAA
- a CDS encoding beta-ketoacyl-ACP synthase III produces MYTKIIGTGSYLPEQVRTNADLEKMVETSDEWIVTRTGIRERRIAAAHETVATMGFEAAKQALAMAGVTAEQIGLIIVATTSGTHAFPSSACQIQSMLGVKGCPAFDVAAACAGFTYALSVADQYVKNGAVDYALVVGADVLARTCDPADRGTIIIFGDGAGAVVLGASEEPGIISTHLHADGSYGELLTLPNADRVDPENPIYLTMAGNEVFKVAVTELAHIVDETLAANNLERSALDWLVPHQANLRIISATAKKLGMSMDNVVVTLDRHGNTSAASVPCALDEAVRDGRIQRGQLILLEAFGGGFTWGSALVRF; encoded by the coding sequence ATGTATACGAAGATTATTGGTACCGGCAGCTATCTGCCCGAGCAAGTGCGTACAAACGCCGACCTGGAAAAAATGGTAGAGACCTCTGACGAGTGGATTGTCACCCGCACAGGTATCCGTGAGCGTCGTATTGCCGCAGCGCATGAAACAGTTGCTACGATGGGCTTTGAAGCCGCAAAGCAGGCGCTGGCGATGGCCGGCGTGACCGCGGAGCAAATTGGTCTGATTATTGTTGCGACCACCTCCGGTACGCACGCGTTTCCGAGTTCGGCATGCCAGATCCAGTCAATGCTGGGCGTTAAAGGTTGCCCGGCGTTTGATGTCGCCGCCGCCTGTGCGGGGTTCACTTACGCGCTGAGCGTTGCCGATCAGTATGTGAAAAACGGCGCGGTTGACTATGCGCTGGTTGTCGGCGCTGATGTGCTGGCGCGTACCTGCGATCCGGCGGATCGCGGAACGATTATTATTTTCGGCGACGGCGCCGGCGCGGTGGTGCTGGGCGCCTCCGAAGAGCCGGGTATTATCTCAACGCATCTGCATGCCGACGGCAGCTATGGCGAGCTGCTGACCCTGCCGAACGCCGATCGCGTCGATCCGGAAAATCCGATCTATCTGACGATGGCCGGCAATGAAGTGTTCAAAGTGGCGGTCACCGAGCTGGCGCATATCGTTGATGAGACGCTGGCGGCAAATAATCTTGAGCGTTCGGCGCTGGACTGGCTGGTACCGCATCAGGCTAACCTGCGGATCATCAGTGCGACGGCGAAAAAACTGGGCATGTCGATGGATAACGTCGTTGTGACGCTTGACCGTCACGGTAACACCTCCGCGGCGTCAGTTCCTTGCGCGCTGGATGAGGCCGTTCGCGATGGCCGTATTCAACGCGGTCAACTGATTCTGCTGGAAGCCTTTGGTGGCGGTTTCACCTGGGGTTCCGCGCTGGTTCGTTTTTAG
- the plsX gene encoding phosphate acyltransferase PlsX, translating into MTRLTLALDVMGGDFGPSVTVPAALQALNSNSQLTLLLVGDPDAITPLLAKADFEQRSRLQVIPAQSVIASDARPAQAIRSSRGSSMRVALELVKEGRAQACVSAGNTGALMGLAKLLLKPIEGIERPALVTVLPHQQKGKTVVLDLGANVDCDSTMLVQFAVMGAVLAEEVLGIASPRVALLNIGEEEMKGLSSIRDAAAVLKTLPSLNYIGYLEANELLTGKTDVLVCDGFTGNVTLKTMEGVVRMFLSLLKSQGEGKKRSWWLLLLKRWLQKSLARRFSHLNPDQYNGACLLGLRGSVIKSHGAANQRAFSVAIEQAVQAVQRQIPLRIAARLESLYPAGFELPESDSDLNARQQSGTDGHH; encoded by the coding sequence TTGACACGTCTAACCCTGGCGTTAGATGTCATGGGGGGCGATTTTGGCCCATCCGTGACAGTGCCTGCAGCACTGCAGGCACTGAACTCTAATTCGCAACTCACACTTCTTTTAGTCGGCGATCCCGACGCCATCACGCCATTACTCGCCAAAGCTGACTTCGAACAACGTTCGCGTCTGCAGGTTATTCCTGCGCAGTCAGTTATTGCCAGTGATGCGCGACCCGCACAGGCTATCCGCAGCAGTCGCGGTAGCTCAATGCGCGTGGCGCTGGAGCTTGTGAAAGAAGGGCGGGCGCAAGCCTGCGTTAGCGCCGGTAACACTGGCGCGCTGATGGGCCTGGCGAAACTGCTGCTCAAACCGATCGAAGGTATTGAGCGGCCGGCGCTGGTGACGGTCCTGCCACACCAGCAGAAAGGCAAAACCGTGGTGCTGGATCTCGGCGCCAACGTTGATTGCGACAGCACGATGCTGGTGCAGTTCGCCGTGATGGGCGCGGTGCTGGCGGAAGAGGTGCTCGGCATTGCCAGCCCTCGCGTCGCCTTGCTAAATATTGGCGAAGAAGAGATGAAAGGTCTCAGCAGCATTCGCGATGCTGCCGCAGTACTTAAAACGCTGCCTTCCCTCAACTACATTGGCTATCTTGAAGCCAATGAATTGTTGACCGGAAAAACCGATGTGCTGGTTTGTGATGGATTCACGGGCAACGTCACATTAAAAACCATGGAAGGTGTTGTCAGAATGTTCCTTTCACTGCTGAAATCTCAGGGAGAGGGCAAAAAAAGGTCGTGGTGGCTGCTGTTACTAAAACGTTGGTTACAAAAAAGCCTGGCGAGGCGATTCAGTCACCTCAACCCCGACCAGTATAATGGCGCCTGTCTGTTAGGATTGCGCGGTTCCGTGATCAAGAGTCATGGTGCTGCCAATCAACGCGCCTTTAGCGTCGCAATAGAGCAGGCAGTGCAGGCGGTGCAGCGGCAAATTCCTCTACGGATCGCCGCGCGCCTGGAATCTTTATACCCAGCTGGTTTCGAGCTGCCGGAAAGCGACAGTGACCTGAACGCCCGACAGCAAAGCGGGACGGATGGCCACCATTGA
- the rpmF gene encoding 50S ribosomal protein L32: MAVQQNKPTRSKRGMRRSHDALTAVTSLSVDKTSGEKHLRHHITADGFYRGRKVIAK; the protein is encoded by the coding sequence ATGGCCGTACAACAGAATAAACCAACCCGTTCCAAACGTGGCATGCGTCGTTCCCATGACGCGCTGACCGCAGTCACCAGCCTGTCTGTAGACAAAACTTCTGGTGAGAAACACCTGCGTCACCACATCACTGCCGACGGTTTCTACCGCGGTCGCAAGGTTATCGCTAAGTAA
- the yceD gene encoding 23S rRNA accumulation protein YceD, whose product MQKVKLPLTLDPVRTAQKRLDYEGIYAGDQVERVADSVVSVDSDVECSMSFAIDNQRLAVITGDAKVTVTLECQRCGKPFSHYVHTTYCFSPVRNDEQAEALPEAYEPIEVNEFGEIDLQAMVEDEIILSLPVVPVHDSEHCEVSDADMVFGELPEEAQKPNPFAVLASLKRK is encoded by the coding sequence ATGCAAAAGGTAAAATTACCCCTGACTCTTGATCCGGTCCGCACGGCTCAAAAACGCCTTGATTACGAAGGCATCTATGCCGGCGATCAGGTTGAACGTGTAGCCGATTCTGTAGTCAGCGTGGACAGCGATGTGGAATGCAGCATGTCGTTCGCTATCGATAACCAGCGTCTCGCCGTCATCACTGGCGATGCAAAGGTGACGGTAACCCTCGAATGCCAGCGTTGCGGGAAACCGTTCTCCCATTACGTCCACACCACGTATTGTTTTAGCCCCGTCAGAAATGACGAACAGGCCGAAGCACTACCGGAAGCGTATGAGCCGATTGAGGTTAACGAATTCGGTGAAATCGACCTGCAGGCAATGGTCGAGGATGAAATTATCCTCTCCCTGCCCGTAGTTCCGGTGCATGATTCTGAACACTGTGAAGTGTCCGACGCGGACATGGTCTTTGGCGAACTGCCTGAAGAGGCACAAAAACCAAACCCATTTGCCGTATTAGCCAGCTTAAAGCGTAAGTAA
- a CDS encoding Maf family protein, protein MSELILASTSPWRRMLLEKLGLPFECAAPDVDETPRPDESARQLVTRLAQAKAQSLASRFPNHLIIGSDQVCVLDGEITGKPHTEEIARRQLRKASGSIITFYTGLALYNSASGHLQTECEPFDVHFRHLSDKEIEGYVRKENPLQCAGSFKSEGLGITLFERLEGRDPNTLVGLPLIALCQMLRRENYNPLLG, encoded by the coding sequence ATGTCTGAACTTATCCTGGCATCAACCTCTCCCTGGCGGCGCATGCTGCTGGAAAAACTGGGTTTACCGTTTGAATGTGCCGCGCCTGACGTCGACGAAACGCCCCGGCCTGATGAATCCGCGCGTCAGCTTGTTACCCGGCTGGCGCAGGCTAAAGCGCAGAGCCTGGCCTCGCGCTTCCCCAATCACCTTATTATAGGCTCCGATCAGGTTTGCGTACTGGACGGTGAAATCACCGGCAAACCGCACACCGAAGAAATTGCCCGCCGGCAGTTAAGAAAGGCCAGCGGGTCAATCATTACCTTTTATACCGGACTGGCGCTGTACAACTCTGCCAGCGGCCATCTGCAAACCGAATGCGAACCCTTTGACGTTCACTTCCGGCATCTCAGCGATAAAGAGATCGAGGGCTATGTGCGCAAAGAGAACCCACTGCAGTGCGCCGGGAGTTTCAAGAGCGAAGGATTGGGCATTACGCTATTTGAACGACTGGAAGGCCGCGACCCGAACACGCTGGTCGGTTTACCTTTAATCGCGCTCTGTCAAATGCTGCGCCGCGAAAATTACAACCCGCTGTTAGGCTGA
- the rluC gene encoding 23S rRNA pseudouridine(955/2504/2580) synthase RluC yields the protein MKTETPTVKMVAIAADEAGQRIDNFLRTQLKGVPKSMIYRILRKGEVRVNKKRVKPEYKLEAGDEVRIPPVRVAEREEEAVSPHLQKVAALSEVILYEDDHILVLNKPSGTAVHGGSGLSFGVIEGLRALRPEARFLELVHRLDRDTSGVLLVAKKRSALRSLHEQLRDKGMQKDYLALVRGQWQSHTKVVQAPLLKNILQSGERIVRVSQEGKPSETRFKVEERYEFATLVRCSPVTGRTHQIRVHTQYAGHPIAFDDRYGDREFDKQLSATGLNRLFLHAAALKFTHPGSGEVMRVEAPLDNQLKHCLQVLRKSK from the coding sequence ATGAAAACTGAGACCCCAACCGTAAAAATGGTTGCCATTGCTGCTGATGAAGCGGGGCAACGTATCGACAACTTTTTGCGTACGCAATTGAAAGGCGTACCAAAGAGCATGATTTACCGTATCCTGCGTAAAGGCGAGGTGCGGGTAAACAAAAAGCGCGTGAAGCCTGAATATAAGCTGGAAGCGGGTGATGAAGTCCGTATCCCGCCGGTGCGCGTGGCGGAGCGTGAAGAAGAGGCGGTATCGCCGCATCTGCAGAAAGTGGCCGCGCTCTCTGAGGTGATCCTCTATGAAGACGATCATATTCTGGTGCTCAATAAACCTTCTGGTACCGCGGTTCATGGCGGCAGCGGCTTGAGCTTTGGCGTGATCGAAGGACTGCGCGCGCTGCGTCCCGAGGCGCGTTTCCTTGAACTGGTGCATCGGCTCGACCGGGATACCTCCGGTGTTCTGCTGGTAGCGAAGAAGCGTTCAGCGCTGCGCTCGCTGCACGAGCAACTGCGCGATAAAGGCATGCAGAAAGACTACCTGGCGCTGGTGCGCGGCCAGTGGCAGTCGCATACCAAAGTGGTCCAGGCCCCGCTGTTGAAGAATATTCTGCAGAGTGGGGAGCGGATCGTTCGCGTCAGTCAGGAAGGTAAGCCGTCGGAGACGCGCTTTAAAGTGGAAGAGCGTTACGAATTCGCCACGCTGGTGCGCTGCAGTCCGGTCACCGGGCGGACGCATCAGATCCGCGTTCATACCCAGTATGCCGGCCATCCTATCGCCTTTGACGACCGCTATGGCGACCGCGAGTTCGACAAGCAGCTGTCCGCTACCGGCTTAAATCGCCTGTTCCTGCACGCGGCGGCGTTGAAGTTTACCCACCCGGGAAGCGGGGAGGTCATGCGCGTTGAAGCGCCGCTGGATAACCAGCTGAAGCACTGTTTACAGGTGCTACGCAAAAGCAAATAA
- the rne gene encoding ribonuclease E, translating into MKRMLINATQQEELRVALVDGQRLYDLDIESPGHEQKKANIYKGKITRIEPSLEAAFVDYGAERHGFLPLKEIAREYFPANYNAHGRPNIKDVLREGQEVIVQIDKEERGNKGAALTTFISLAGSYLVLMPNNPRAGGISRRIEGDDRTELKEALASLELPDGMGLIVRTAGVGKSAEALQWDLSFRLKHWEAIQKAAESRPAPFLIHQESNVIVRAFRDYLRQDIGEILIDNPKVLELARQHIAALGRPDFSSKIKLYTGEIPLFSHYQIESQIESAFQREVRLPSGGSIVIDSTEALTAIDINSARATRGGDIEETAFNTNLEAADEIARQLRLRDLGGLIVIDFIDMTPVRHQRAVENRLREAVRQDRARIQISHISRFGLLEMSRQRLSPSLGESSHHVCPRCSGTGTVRDNESLSLSILRLIEEEALKENTKEVHAIVPVPIASYLLNEKRAAVSAIESRQGDVRVIIVPNDEMQTPHYSVLRVRKGEETSTLSYLLPKLHEEEMALPGEDEPAERKRPEQPALAAFVMPDAPPAPMPEEPAAAPVAAATPVAPAAPAQPGLFSRFFGALKNIFSGAEETKPAEVQVEKKAEEKPERPQERRKPRTNNRRDRNDRRDNRDNRDNRDNRDNRDTRADNAEGREPRESREENRRNRREKQPQSVETRDVRQTAGDDTEKAKSRDEQQPRRERTRRRNDDKRQAQQEVKAQTREEPVVQETEQEERVQTLPRRKPRQLSQKVRIESAVAEQAAENVPEAVVAEVVAPRSEPVQAELPAVVENVADHDENGESREANGMPRRSRRSPRHLRVSGQRRRRYRDERYPTQSPMPLTVACASPEMASGKVWIRYPVVRPQDQQPEEVQNQDASIEETIAAVAPPVAAVETVTAAPVTVEPSTMEPVTAEPVVVEPVAAAEPVVVDTADVAAPAAVEPASQAPVTEAPVMEEPVAIAPVAIDAEPVTVEPEVVETAPVVETPVETIAPVAETTVEAPVVDTVPAEPVKAEAPVSQPVVVAGHRHATAPMTRAPAPDYVPEAPRHSTWVRPPFAFDGKGAAGGHSATHIATAEPTRPQPVE; encoded by the coding sequence ATGAAAAGAATGTTAATCAACGCAACTCAGCAGGAAGAGTTGCGCGTCGCCCTTGTTGATGGGCAGCGCCTGTACGACCTGGATATCGAAAGCCCCGGGCACGAACAGAAAAAAGCGAACATCTACAAAGGCAAGATCACCCGTATTGAACCCAGCCTTGAAGCCGCGTTTGTCGATTACGGCGCCGAGCGTCATGGTTTCCTCCCCCTCAAAGAAATCGCCCGCGAATACTTCCCCGCTAATTACAATGCGCACGGCCGTCCTAATATCAAAGACGTCCTGCGTGAAGGTCAGGAAGTTATCGTACAGATTGATAAAGAAGAACGTGGCAACAAAGGCGCTGCGCTCACTACCTTTATCAGCCTGGCAGGCAGCTATCTGGTCCTGATGCCGAACAACCCACGCGCGGGGGGAATTTCCCGCCGTATCGAGGGCGACGACCGCACTGAACTGAAAGAAGCGCTGGCGAGCCTGGAGCTTCCGGACGGTATGGGTCTTATCGTTCGCACCGCTGGCGTCGGCAAATCTGCCGAAGCCCTGCAGTGGGACCTGAGCTTCCGCCTGAAGCACTGGGAAGCGATTCAGAAAGCCGCGGAAAGCCGTCCGGCGCCGTTCCTGATCCACCAGGAAAGCAACGTCATTGTCCGCGCCTTCCGTGACTATCTGCGCCAGGATATCGGCGAAATCCTGATCGATAACCCGAAAGTGCTCGAGCTGGCGCGCCAGCATATCGCCGCGCTGGGTCGTCCGGATTTCAGCAGTAAAATCAAACTGTACACCGGTGAAATCCCGCTGTTCAGCCACTACCAGATCGAATCTCAGATTGAATCCGCCTTCCAGCGCGAAGTCCGTCTGCCGTCCGGTGGCTCTATCGTTATCGACAGCACTGAAGCGCTGACCGCGATCGATATCAACTCCGCCCGCGCCACCCGCGGCGGCGACATCGAAGAGACGGCCTTCAACACCAACCTCGAAGCGGCGGACGAGATTGCCCGCCAGCTGCGTCTGCGCGACCTCGGCGGCTTGATCGTTATCGACTTTATCGATATGACCCCGGTTCGCCACCAGCGAGCGGTGGAGAATCGTCTGCGCGAAGCCGTCCGTCAGGACCGGGCTCGCATTCAGATCAGCCATATCTCGCGCTTCGGCCTGCTGGAGATGTCCCGCCAGCGTCTGAGCCCGTCGCTGGGCGAATCCAGCCACCACGTCTGCCCGCGCTGCTCCGGCACCGGTACCGTGCGTGATAACGAATCGCTGTCGCTCTCTATTCTGCGTCTGATTGAAGAAGAAGCGCTGAAAGAGAACACCAAAGAAGTCCACGCCATCGTGCCGGTACCGATCGCCTCGTATCTGCTGAACGAAAAACGTGCCGCAGTGAGCGCAATTGAATCCCGCCAGGGCGATGTCCGCGTCATTATCGTGCCAAACGACGAAATGCAGACGCCGCACTACTCCGTCCTGCGCGTGCGCAAAGGTGAAGAGACCTCAACGCTGAGCTACCTGCTACCGAAGCTGCATGAAGAAGAGATGGCGCTGCCTGGCGAAGATGAACCGGCAGAACGCAAACGTCCGGAACAGCCTGCTCTGGCCGCCTTTGTCATGCCTGACGCGCCGCCGGCCCCGATGCCGGAAGAACCTGCTGCCGCACCTGTCGCCGCAGCCACACCGGTCGCGCCGGCCGCGCCGGCGCAGCCGGGACTGTTCTCACGCTTCTTCGGCGCCCTGAAAAACATCTTCTCTGGCGCTGAAGAAACCAAGCCGGCTGAAGTTCAGGTCGAAAAGAAAGCGGAAGAAAAACCGGAGCGTCCGCAGGAGCGCCGTAAACCGCGCACTAACAATCGCCGCGATCGCAACGACCGCCGTGATAACCGCGATAATCGTGATAACCGCGATAATCGTGATAACCGCGACACCCGTGCGGACAATGCCGAGGGTCGTGAGCCGCGCGAATCGCGTGAAGAGAATCGTCGTAACCGTCGCGAGAAACAGCCGCAGAGTGTAGAAACCCGTGACGTTCGCCAGACCGCAGGCGACGACACGGAGAAAGCGAAATCCCGTGACGAGCAGCAGCCGCGCCGCGAACGTACCCGCCGCCGTAATGACGACAAACGTCAGGCGCAGCAGGAAGTCAAAGCGCAGACTCGCGAAGAGCCGGTAGTACAGGAGACGGAGCAGGAAGAGCGTGTGCAGACTCTGCCGCGCCGTAAACCGCGCCAGCTCTCGCAGAAAGTGCGCATTGAGTCAGCTGTCGCTGAGCAGGCTGCCGAGAACGTACCAGAAGCCGTTGTGGCTGAAGTCGTCGCCCCGCGCAGCGAGCCGGTGCAAGCCGAACTGCCGGCGGTAGTGGAAAACGTGGCGGACCACGACGAAAATGGCGAATCCCGTGAAGCGAACGGTATGCCGCGTCGCTCACGTCGCTCCCCGCGTCATCTGCGCGTTAGCGGTCAGCGTCGCCGTCGCTATCGTGACGAACGCTACCCGACCCAGTCGCCGATGCCGCTGACTGTGGCCTGCGCATCGCCGGAAATGGCTTCCGGTAAAGTCTGGATCCGCTACCCGGTTGTTCGTCCGCAGGATCAGCAACCCGAAGAGGTTCAGAATCAGGATGCCAGCATCGAGGAAACCATCGCGGCCGTGGCGCCCCCGGTTGCCGCCGTTGAAACCGTTACCGCTGCGCCAGTGACCGTCGAGCCGAGCACCATGGAGCCAGTAACCGCTGAGCCGGTGGTCGTCGAGCCGGTCGCCGCCGCTGAGCCGGTGGTGGTTGATACTGCGGACGTTGCCGCGCCAGCAGCTGTCGAGCCAGCGTCGCAGGCGCCGGTGACCGAAGCCCCGGTGATGGAAGAGCCTGTGGCCATCGCGCCAGTGGCGATCGACGCCGAGCCGGTAACGGTCGAACCTGAAGTGGTTGAAACGGCACCGGTGGTTGAAACGCCAGTGGAAACCATCGCGCCGGTGGCAGAAACCACCGTGGAAGCGCCGGTCGTCGACACGGTACCTGCCGAGCCGGTAAAAGCCGAAGCCCCGGTGAGTCAGCCGGTAGTGGTGGCGGGTCATCGCCATGCCACCGCGCCAATGACCCGTGCGCCAGCGCCGGACTACGTTCCGGAAGCGCCGCGCCATAGCACCTGGGTGCGCCCGCCGTTCGCCTTTGATGGTAAAGGCGCGGCCGGGGGCCATAGCGCAACACATATCGCTACCGCTGAACCGACTCGCCCACAGCCCGTCGAATAA